Part of the Thauera sedimentorum genome, ACTCCTGCCCCACCGTGGCCTCGGCTTACGCCCTGGGCTGCCAGGCCCTCACCGCGCTCTACCCGGGCGAACTGCCCGAACGCGGCGGCGTACGCATCGACTTCGCCCAGCCGCTGGAAGAAGGCGTCACCGGCGTCACCGCCGCCGTGCTCGGCCTGCTCAGCGGCGCCGCCCAGGCCGGCGGCTTCAAGGGCCTGGCCGGCCGCTTCGTGCGCCGCGACCTGCAGCATTTCGCGCAGGAACAGCCCCTCGCGCTGCGCTTCACCCGGCTGGACAACGGCGCCACGGTGGACGCCCAGGCCGATCTCTCCCTGGTGCCGCCAGCCGCCGAAATGCCCGCGCTGATGGGGCGCTGCATTCGCGGCGAAGCCGCTGCCGCCGAGCAGCGCCTGTTCGGCCAGCTCTGGCAGCAGCGCGTCGAACGCATCCTGCTGGAGCACTGGGACGACCCCGCGGTCTTCCGCATCCTGCCGGCAAACTGATCCGCCCCCTGTAGGAGCGGCCTTGGCCGCGATGCGGCACTGGTTACCACCCCGAACCGCCGCATCGCGGCCAAGGCCGCTCCTACACGCTCCGCTCGGGGACTAGAAGGCGCTTTCTGCCAGGTTGTGCTGCTCGGCCACCGCGCGCAGGGTGTGGCCGCCGGGCTTGCCTTCGTAGCTGCAGCACACGTCCACCGCGCTGCAGCCGCCCAGCAACGGGCATGCGGCGAACAGTTCGGTCACCCAATCGACAAAGGCGCGCACCTTGGGCGACAGGTGGCGGTTGGCGGGATACACCGCCGACATCGGCATCGGCGCCGGGCTCCATTGCGGCAGCACCTCGCGCAAGGCCCCGGACTCCAGGTGGGGCAGCGCCATGAAGCGCGGCATCTGCACCAGGCCGAAGCCCTGCAGTGCACAGGCCAGGTAGGCGTCGCCGTCGTTTACCGACACCACGCCGTCCATCTTCACTTCGCGCACCTCGCCGTCCACCACGAAATCCCAGTCGAATGCACGCCCGGTGAGACTGGAGAAGTAGCTCACCGCGCGATGCGCGGCGAGGTCCTCGATGCGCTGCGGCACTCCGTGGCGCTCCAGGTAGGACGGCGCGCCGCAGGTCACCATGAAGAAGGTGCCGATGCGCCGCGCCACCAGGGAGGAGTCGGGCAGCGCACCGACGCGGATCGCGCAGTCGACCGCCTCGCGCACCAGGTCCACCGGGCGGTCGGTCATGCCGATCGCCAGTTCCACCTCCGGGTAGCGCTCATGGAACTCGCACAGCCGCGGGATCAGCACCAGCCGCGCAAGCGAGGCCGGCACGTCGATACGCAGCCGCCCGCGCGGGCTGCGCGCGTTCTCGCGGAAGGAGGCTTCGGCATCCTCGACCTCGGCGAGGATGGCCACGCAGCGCTCGTAGTAGGCCGCGCCGTCGTCGGTCAGGCTCAGCCGGCGGGTGCTGCGGTTGAGCAGGCGCACCTGCAGCAGGCGTTCCAGGTTCTGGATGATGTTGGTCACCGTGGCGCGCGGCAGGCCCAGGCTGTCGGCCGCACGCGAAAAACTGTTGGCGTCCACCACGCGCGTGAACACCTGCATGGCCTGAAAGCGATCCATCCGTCTTCTCCCCGCGCACCGGCGCTGGAGCGGATTATCCGCGGTTTCGCCCAGAGATTGCTGTCTTTGCTCGAATAGTGTTTCCACATTCAGGGCATTTATCCAGACGGCAACAACACCCAAGATTGCCGCACTGCGGCAAATGCACTCTTCCCGCATCCGCGCGCGCAGGCCGGTCAACCCGGCGGGCGCGTGACAACGAAAACGAGATCGCGACGCCCGCAACCCGGCGTGTCGCCCCCGACAGGAGCACCCGATGTCCCTCTTGCGCAAACCCTATGCCCTGGCGACCGCGGTCGCCGTCGTCGTCGCCCTGGGCGGCGGCCTCGCCACCCTGGCGGTGCAGGCCGGCGCCCAGCCCGCCGCCGCATCCGCCGCGCCGCCCGCCAGCCC contains:
- a CDS encoding LysR family transcriptional regulator, with product MDRFQAMQVFTRVVDANSFSRAADSLGLPRATVTNIIQNLERLLQVRLLNRSTRRLSLTDDGAAYYERCVAILAEVEDAEASFRENARSPRGRLRIDVPASLARLVLIPRLCEFHERYPEVELAIGMTDRPVDLVREAVDCAIRVGALPDSSLVARRIGTFFMVTCGAPSYLERHGVPQRIEDLAAHRAVSYFSSLTGRAFDWDFVVDGEVREVKMDGVVSVNDGDAYLACALQGFGLVQMPRFMALPHLESGALREVLPQWSPAPMPMSAVYPANRHLSPKVRAFVDWVTELFAACPLLGGCSAVDVCCSYEGKPGGHTLRAVAEQHNLAESAF